One genomic segment of Styela clava chromosome 3, kaStyClav1.hap1.2, whole genome shotgun sequence includes these proteins:
- the LOC120342945 gene encoding uncharacterized protein LOC120342945: MSKLISIAFIILILNLCVSGNEDYCCRPNYKQGRPGKRGIQGPEGPTGSAGKNGSPGSVGSAGPPGSSGSTGPKGDRGSSGSPGKSVDVNQIIKMVDAKLASLRIENSALELRIEKLEKCRCVKTPIIKPLPSKVPFPITRGPIFTRFPLPDFPGPIPHFPDGGRIPFQKK, from the exons ATGTCTAAGTTGATAAGTATTGCattcattattttaattctaaaCTTGTGTGTTTCTGGGAACGAGGATTATTGCTGTCGTCCTAACTACAAGCAAGGAAGGCCTGGTAAAAGAGGAATTCAGGGGCCGGAAGGTCCAACGGGATCAGCGGGTAAAAATGGCTCGCCAGGTTCCGTGGGGTCAGCAGGACCTCCTGGGAGTAGTGGAAGTACCGGCCCAAAAGGGGACAGAGGCAGTTCAGGTTCTCCAGGAAAGTCAGTCGATGTTAACCAGATAATCAAAATGGTTGATGCAAAATTAGCTTCACTAAGAA TTGAGAATTCTGCACTTGAACTGCGAATCGAAAAACTTGAAA AGTGTCGATGCGTCAAAACTCCCATAATCAAACCTCTTCCATCGAAGGTTCCTTTCCCAATAACAAGAGGACCCATTTTTACAAGATTTCCGCTTCCAGATTTCCCCGGTCCAATACCACACTTTCCGGATGGTGGACGGATCCCATTCCAAAAGAAGTAA